One Takifugu rubripes chromosome 2, fTakRub1.2, whole genome shotgun sequence genomic region harbors:
- the LOC115248918 gene encoding eukaryotic translation initiation factor 4 gamma 3-like, producing the protein MSSRIKFMLQDVVALRKNNWVPRRKDEGPKTIQQLHQEVKQAEEREQLQLKKAIPGKFNQDSRRNCEGDRKQRYHRGSSSTFRSPEKYEYRSMRNTWRPKEREPVVYLDEQKINRGTQIKVNKITVEHKTTPKGGSSKPLSELFAKEEAPVNGGMVDCNEEEVYQALKRLLQNNSVNDKLEEWIQNTLNNRQRSSDGFVRALMRAVCQSVIVDCGVYTLNTYELLDRASLLKRFIKDDHKQLVALNVVQQLVVHIDQPDGLLRMFFDVLWDEEVIQDETFFKWRSSSVNVTSVTNFFKWLQEANRRIN; encoded by the exons ATGTCCTCAAGAATCAAATTCATGTTGCAGGATGTTGTGGCCCTAAGAAAG AACAACTGGGTGCCCCGAAGGAAAGACGAAGGACCCAAAACcatccagcagcttcaccaagaggtgaagcaggctgaagagagggagcagctccaGTTGAAGAAGGCGATTCCTGGGAAGTTCAACCAGGACTCCAGACGCAACTGTgaaggagacaggaagcagcggtaCCATAGGGGCAGCAGCTCAACTTTTCGGTCACCAGAAAAATATGAATACAGGAGCATGAGAAACACCTGGCGACCGAAAGAGAGAGAACCTGTTGTGTACCTGGATGAACAAAAGATAAACAGAGGAACACAGATTAAAGTCAACAAAATTACag TTGAACACAAGACCACCCCAAAAGGTGGATCCTCAAAGCCCTTATCAGAGTTGTTCGCAAAGGAGGAGGCACCAGTGAATGGTGGAATGGTGGATTGCAATGAGGAAGAAGTGTATCAAGCACTGAAAAGACTCCTCCAGAACAACTCTGTAAATGATAAATTAGAAGAGTGGATCCAG aACACCCTCAACAACAGGCAGAGGTCATCAGATGGTTTTGTGAGGGCCTTGATGAGAGCAGTGTGCCAGTCAGTCATTGTTGACT gtgggGTTTATACGCTGAACACCTATGAGCTGCTCGACAGAGCGAGCCTCCTCAAGAGGTTCATCAAGGATGACCACAAGCAGCTGGTGGCCCTGAACGTTGTGCAGCAACTGGTGGTCCACATAGACCAACCTGATG GTCTGCTGCGGATGTTTTTTGATGTGCTGTGGGATGAAGAAGTCATCCAGGATGAGACCTTCTTCAAATGGAGGTCATCCTCAGTTAATGTGACATCCGTGACCAACTTCTTCAAGTGGCTCCAAGAGGCTAACAGACGGATAAACTGA